TCCCTCCCGGGACGGACCGTTCCCGCAACGAGGAGCCATCCAGCCGGCATTCCCACCGGCCGTCGTCGACGGTGAAACCTATCCGGGAGCCACCGGCCACGTACTCGAATGCCTCGAACGGGAGCCGCCGGGGCTCGACCTCCCTCCCGAGGGCCGCCGAGAGAGCACGGGCAACCCGCCGGTGGTCGAACGCTTCTCGCTGGTGGCCGTTCTCGACGTCAACCAGCATGAAGCGGTGACCCGAGGCCGATTCGGAGCGGTACCAGAAAGCGGTGGAATCCGGTAGCCATCGCACCTCTGTCTCGAGGTTGAACACCAGGGACTTGACATTCCGATAGAGCATCGCTTCCGCGCGCCGGTACCGCTCCCACATGGCCGGTTGCTGCTCAGAGCTCATCCGGCTCGATCCTGCGACCGGCCTGGATGGTCACGCCTCGCATGCCGAACCCGGTCCGGCGCCGCACCAACTACGGCTAGCCCGTCGAACGAGGGGACCCTTCCGCGGATCAAACGAGTCCCCGGAGGAGTTCCTGTCTGACACCTGCGACGTAGGTGACCGTCGGGTTCACCACCTGGGTGGCGCGCGCCTCGAGGACCTGGCTCAGTAGCAGGACGGCTTCTCGGGGTCCGAGCCCGTAGTCGGCATGGAGCCAGCGGATCAGCTCGGTCACCGCCACCCGGAGGGCGCTCTCCGCAGGCCGGTCGGCTGCGACCGTGAAGATACGGTCGGAGGTGACGATCCGGGGCCAGGTCATCTCGGCCGGACGTTGCATGAGTTGGACCCTCAGCCGCAGGAGAGCACTCGTCTCGATACCGGTACCCGAGACCTCGCCGTCGCCCTGCACGGCGTGAACATCGCCGATATGCAGCAGGGCCCCGGGGACATTGACCACCAGACGCACCCTGGCGCCCGGCCCGACCTCCTGCACGTCCATGTTCCCGCCCCAGTTGCCGACCCGCACCGTCGACTGCGCTTCGTGGGCGGGGGCAACGGCCACCATCCCCACCATCGGTCGGGTGGGGATGGCCAACCCTCGACTCCAGATCACGTGGTCGCCACGAATCCGGACGACACGCGCCGCGGCGAGGTCTCCGACCGGAACGGGTGATCTCGGAAAGAGCCGGTTGCTCCCCGCGAACGTGGTGTACCCGACCGGCGCCAGCTTCATGTCCTCGATCACGACCTCGACCGCCATTCCCGGCTCGGCTCCGTCCACCCAGATTGCGCCCGAGGACGGGTTGGCGCCCTCAACCTCGTAGGAGTGGTGTTCCGACCACTCCTCCCGAAGGTCGTCAGGCACGGCGGAGATGTCAGGACCCCGGTTCATCTGGGTGACCACCTCGAACACCTCGCCCGGCTCAACCCGAAGGGTGGGAGGGTTGTTCGGGCTCGCTTCGTAGTAGAGGGGAGAAGGCCCCTGGCGCCGGATCACCTGCCGATCATCCTCCCAGGATCTCCGCCAACCTGTCGGCGATGACCTTCTCCTGGCCGGCCTGCAAGGTGGAGACGCGAACGTCGAGATAGTCCCGCTCCGGGTCAACCCACTGGTAGTGAGGGCGAAGGATGATGCACGGCTCCCCGTCGTATAGCTCCCTGACCACGTCCGCCAGGGTCCTGGGTGAGCGGGAGCGGTCGAACGTGACCCGCAGGGAGTCCGGCGGTTTCGGATCGGCGGTAACGGAGCCGTCCTCGTAGGAGAAGCTCAGGAACGGGAACGCCTGGAGGCGAGACCGCATGTTCTCCATAAGCCGCCGGTAGTGCCGGAAGCGCCGGCCGTGGTCCATCTCCGTCCAGTTCTTGAGAGCTGCGTAGGCCGCCATTATCTCGGCGCGACCGACCTTCATGTGCCTTCCGAATGCCTGCGCGTCAGGCCCCTCGAAGGCCAGGTAGCTGTTCCTGCGAGCAGCCGCGATGCCGGCGGCTGATCCGGTGAGAATGCCCGCCATCGAACCGGCGCCGAAGAACTTCCCGCTGTAGGTGGCGAAGTCGGCGCCGGCGCGAACGTACTTGCTGAAGTTCTCGAGTGGGTAGACCTGCTCGGCCGCGTCGACTATCACCGCCAGGCGATGGCGCCCGGCTATCTCGAGAACCCGGTCGAACGGAACCACGTTGGGCGCGCCGGGAGCGTAGAAGAAGATCCCGGCCGTCCGCTCGCCGATGACCTTCTCGATGTCTTCCTCCGTGGTGGAACGCTCGTCGCCGGCCGGCACGATCCTGCCGCCGGCGCCCTCGAGACACCGATCGTAGAAAGTGCGCCTTCCGGCCTGGACCACGAACTCGTTGCGGAGCCCGGTTGTATCGGGGATCCGCGCCACCAGGTCCTTCCTTCCGTCGGTCATGCAGGCCGCCGTGGCCAGGACTGCCGCGGCCGCGGCTCCAGGGGTCACCATTGCTGCCTCGATCCCGAGCATCCCGGCGATCGCCTCGCCGGCCGCGTCGGAGAGGCTTTCCACTTCCAGGAAGGACTCGTTGGCGACCGACACGGCTTCAAGCACCGGTCCCCGGGGGAGGCTGCCGCCCAGCCCCGTCAGGTCGTTGTGCGCGTTGATAACAGGGCGAACACGCAACTCAGAAAGAAGCCTGTGCCCGGTCCACCCACCACTCATAGGGCGGACTTACCCCCGATCATCGACACGATCCGGCACCGATCATCCCTCGGCCGGGGTCGTGAGTATCTCCGCCAGGCGGTCGGCGCCGATGCTCCCGCCGCTCACGATGCAGGCGACGGGGCCATCCCTCAGCTCGCCGAGCGCGGCGGCCAGGGACATGGCGCCGGAACCCTCCGCCACCAGCTTGTTCCCCAACGCCAGGCGAGCGATGGCGGTACGAACGTCGTCCTCCGAGACCACGACCACCCTGTCCACCACCGAACTCACCAGCGGGTACATCTCGTCTACCACCACCGGCACGCTCGTGCCGTCGCAGATGGTCTCCCCTGCCTGAACCCATGTGGGCCTGCCGGCCTCCAGGGCCGCTCCCAGCGAGGGACAGGCCGAGCTCTGCACCCCCACCACCTCCACGGCCGGCCGGAGTTCCTTGATCACGCTGCCAATCGCCGCCACCAGACCGCCGCCACCGACAGGTATGTAGACGGCCGCCAGTTCGGGCAGCTCGTCGAGTATCTCCATTCCGATCGTTCCCGAACCCGCCAGCATCGAGGGGTCACCCCACGGGTTGAGGTAGCTGTACGGTTCCCGCTCCCACCCCCGGTCGAAGACGTAGTCCATCAGTGCCGAGAACGGCACCGGCACCGGCGTGACACCGTAGGAGCGGACACCGTCGACCTTCACTCTTGGGGCACTGTCCGGCAGGAGGCTCCTGGCCGGGACCCCTAGAAGGCGGGCCACGTATCCGAGGGCCTGGGCGGTATTGCCGGCGCTCTGAGTGCTCAGCCCCCTCTCCCGTTCGGCACCGGACAGCGATCGGGCCCAGTTCAGCACGCCCCGGAGCTTGAACGATCCGGCCGGCTGGAGGCACTCCGCCTTGAGCCAGACCGGTTCGCCGTCCTCCATGGTCTTGTACCGCAACAGCGGTGTCCGCAACGCAACTCCCTCGATGCGCTGAGCCGCCTCCTCCACGTCACCGATTGATGGCGGGGGAATCGGAGGGCCGCCCGATCCGGTTCTCATCTGGCTCATTCGTTCAACTCCCGTCATCGCTGCCGGCATGGACCGGAGCGTAGGGTATGCACATCGGAGACCCGGTCCTCGGGTCGGTAACCACGGCGGCCTCGACCCCGAAGCAATCCCGTAGCAGTCCCGGCGTCAGCACCTCGTCGGGAGCCCCGTCCGCGACCACTTCACCGCGGGACATGGCGATCATTCGATCTGAGAACCTGGCCGCATGGTTGAGGTCGTGGAGCACCATGACGACGGTCACCCCGCGGTCTCGATTCAGGCTTGACACCAGCTCCAGCAGATCCAGTTGATGACCGACATCCAGGAAGGTGGTGGGCTCGTCCAGGAGGAGGATCTCGGTCTGCTGGGCGAGGGCGAGCGCCATCCAGGCCCTCTGGCGCTCGCCCCCGGACAGCGTGTCGATGGGACGGTGGACGAAATCCTCGAGGCGGGTCAGCCGGAGGGCTTCTTCGATGGCATCATCGTCCTGGCGGCGCAGCATCCCGAGCGCTCCGACATGGGGGAACCGGCCTTGCTCGACCAACTCCAGCACGGTGAGTTCGGCCGGGACCTCGTGCACCTGCGGGAGGATCGCCATCTGGCGAGCCACATGCCGGGTCGGCAGGCCGTTTATGTCCTGGCCGTTGAGGTGCACGGCGCCCGCCAGCGGAGCGAGCAGGCGCGCCAGAGTCTTGAGGGTGGTGCTCTTCCCCGATCCGTTCGGACCCACCAGCGACGTCC
The genomic region above belongs to bacterium and contains:
- a CDS encoding pyridoxal-phosphate dependent enzyme; its protein translation is MRTGSGGPPIPPPSIGDVEEAAQRIEGVALRTPLLRYKTMEDGEPVWLKAECLQPAGSFKLRGVLNWARSLSGAERERGLSTQSAGNTAQALGYVARLLGVPARSLLPDSAPRVKVDGVRSYGVTPVPVPFSALMDYVFDRGWEREPYSYLNPWGDPSMLAGSGTIGMEILDELPELAAVYIPVGGGGLVAAIGSVIKELRPAVEVVGVQSSACPSLGAALEAGRPTWVQAGETICDGTSVPVVVDEMYPLVSSVVDRVVVVSEDDVRTAIARLALGNKLVAEGSGAMSLAAALGELRDGPVACIVSGGSIGADRLAEILTTPAEG
- a CDS encoding acetamidase/formamidase family protein produces the protein MIRRQGPSPLYYEASPNNPPTLRVEPGEVFEVVTQMNRGPDISAVPDDLREEWSEHHSYEVEGANPSSGAIWVDGAEPGMAVEVVIEDMKLAPVGYTTFAGSNRLFPRSPVPVGDLAAARVVRIRGDHVIWSRGLAIPTRPMVGMVAVAPAHEAQSTVRVGNWGGNMDVQEVGPGARVRLVVNVPGALLHIGDVHAVQGDGEVSGTGIETSALLRLRVQLMQRPAEMTWPRIVTSDRIFTVAADRPAESALRVAVTELIRWLHADYGLGPREAVLLLSQVLEARATQVVNPTVTYVAGVRQELLRGLV
- a CDS encoding ABC transporter ATP-binding protein, yielding MIRGPAILTEGISTGYGRLVVSQRLSLSVERGSRTSLVGPNGSGKSTTLKTLARLLAPLAGAVHLNGQDINGLPTRHVARQMAILPQVHEVPAELTVLELVEQGRFPHVGALGMLRRQDDDAIEEALRLTRLEDFVHRPIDTLSGGERQRAWMALALAQQTEILLLDEPTTFLDVGHQLDLLELVSSLNRDRGVTVVMVLHDLNHAARFSDRMIAMSRGEVVADGAPDEVLTPGLLRDCFGVEAAVVTDPRTGSPMCIPYAPVHAGSDDGS